The Coffea arabica cultivar ET-39 chromosome 4e, Coffea Arabica ET-39 HiFi, whole genome shotgun sequence genome includes a window with the following:
- the LOC113742682 gene encoding mitochondrial arginine transporter BAC2-like: MDFWPEFLAGSWGREFVAGGFGGVAGIIAGYPLDTLRIRQQHSSKGSAFNILRHVVSREGPLALYRGMAAPLASVTFQNAMVFQIYAILSRAFDKDVPTTDPPSYKGVALGGVGTGAIQSLMLSPVELVKIRLQLQRNITGNKYSSIHSGPLDVARSIFRNEGLRGMYRGLTITVLRDAPAYGFYFWTYEYMREQLHPGCRKNGQETFRTMLVAGGLAGVASWISCYPLDVIKTRLQAQSSTKYGGIVDCFRQSVKEEGYRILWRGLGTAVTRAFVVNGAVFTAYETALRCLFTNNDPAPISAENAL, from the exons ATGGATTTCTGGCCAGAGTTTCTCGCGGGCAGTTGGGGAAGGGAATTCGTGGCAGGAGGATTTGGAGGAGTAGCTGGGATTATAGCCGGGTATCCGCTTGATACGCTCAGAATCCGGCAGCAGCATTCCAGCAAAGGCTCCGCCTTCAACATCCTCCGCCATGTTGTCTCTAGAGAAGGACCCCTTGCCCTCTACAGAGGCATGGCTGCTCCCCTCGCCTCTGTCACTTTCCAG AATGCTATGGTCTTCCAGATATATGCTATACTCTCCCGAGCATTCGACAAAGATGTTCCTACTACAGACCCACCCTCCTACAAAGGAGTTGCTCTTGGGGGAGTTGGAACTGGAGCTATACAGAGTCTGATGCTCAGCCCCGTAGAGTTGGTTAAAATCCGACTGCAACTGCAGAGGAATATCACTGGCAACAAATATTCAAGCATTCACAGTGGTCCGCTGGACGTAGCAAGAAGCATATTCAGAAACGAAGGTCTCAGGGGAATGTACCGTGGTTTAACCATCACTGTTCTTAGAGATGCACCAGCCTATGGCTTCTACTTCTGGACATACGAGTATATGAGAGAGCAGCTTCACCCTGGTTGCAGAAAAAATGGCCAGGAGACCTTCAGGACCATGCTCGTTGCAGGTGGCCTTGCTGGAGTTGCTAGCTGGATATCTTGCTATCCCTTGGATGTCATAAAAACCAGACTCCAGGCGCAGTCCTCAACTAAATACGGTGGCATTGTTGATTGCTTCAGACAAAGTGTTAAGGAAGAAGGATATAGAATACTCTGGCGTGGTTTGGGAACTGCAGTTACCAGAGCCTTTGTAGTGAATGGAGCCGTTTTTACAGCCTATGAAACAGCTCTGAGGTGCTTATTTACCAACAACGATCCAGCACCCATCAGTGCAGAAAATGCACTGTAG